Proteins from one Rhizobium sp. CB3090 genomic window:
- a CDS encoding aldo/keto reductase, translating into MKRRRIGRTSLEVTEFSFGAAALGGLYRACPRDQAMETLQAAWDSGIRYFDVAPWYGFGLGERRVGDFLRDQPEDSYVLSTKVGRLMRPVASDKVPSYGYVDPLPFDADYDYSYDGIMRSVDFSYARLGLNRIDILYVHDIGSYTHGKALNEHYLGQLLGSGLKALEELKSSGAIKAYGLGVNEVPVCLDVMREADIDCILLAGRYTLLDRSAVAELLPLCEKKGTSLVVGGVFNSGILATGPVPGAHFDYLPATADVLAKVGAMEDIARRHGVPLAAPAMQFPLRHPSVASVLIGTAKPESLIRNMQLVEPELPASLYAEFEGLTLVAPPLGDEAVRV; encoded by the coding sequence ATGAAGAGGAGAAGAATCGGCAGGACAAGCCTGGAGGTCACCGAATTCAGTTTCGGGGCCGCAGCGCTCGGCGGTCTTTACCGCGCCTGCCCTCGCGACCAGGCCATGGAAACCCTGCAGGCGGCGTGGGATAGCGGCATCCGCTATTTCGATGTTGCGCCTTGGTACGGCTTCGGTCTCGGCGAACGCCGCGTTGGCGATTTCCTGCGCGACCAGCCGGAAGACAGTTATGTCCTTTCGACCAAGGTCGGGCGGCTGATGCGGCCGGTTGCAAGCGACAAGGTGCCAAGCTATGGCTATGTCGATCCCCTGCCCTTCGATGCGGATTACGATTATTCCTACGACGGCATCATGCGGTCGGTCGACTTCAGCTATGCCCGCCTCGGCCTCAACCGTATCGACATACTCTACGTTCACGATATCGGTAGCTACACTCACGGCAAGGCGCTGAACGAGCATTATCTCGGCCAGCTCCTGGGCTCCGGCCTGAAAGCATTGGAAGAGCTGAAGTCGTCAGGCGCGATCAAGGCCTATGGTCTCGGCGTCAACGAGGTGCCTGTGTGCCTCGACGTCATGCGTGAAGCCGATATCGACTGCATCCTGCTCGCCGGCCGCTATACTCTGCTCGACCGTTCGGCGGTGGCCGAACTGCTGCCGCTCTGCGAGAAGAAGGGCACGTCGCTTGTGGTTGGCGGTGTCTTCAATTCAGGCATTCTCGCGACCGGTCCCGTACCCGGCGCACATTTCGATTATCTTCCGGCGACAGCGGATGTTCTGGCCAAGGTCGGGGCGATGGAGGATATTGCCCGCCGTCATGGCGTGCCGCTTGCCGCACCGGCAATGCAGTTTCCGCTCCGCCATCCGTCCGTCGCTTCGGTGCTGATCGGTACGGCGAAGCCGGAAAGTCTCATCCGCAATATGCAGCTCGTGGAGCCAGAGCTTCCGGCCAGCCTTTATGCGGAATTCGAAGGATTGACGCTGGTCGCACCACCGTTGGGAGATGAAGCCGTCCGGGTTTGA
- a CDS encoding altronate dehydratase family protein, whose amino-acid sequence MNSQPWILLSEGDNVAVATAAIAAGTAAANGVVTRDKIDPGHKFAIQDIAIGMPVVKYGQAIGRTTAEVKAGDHVHSHNLHFENDRLAATANTAPEAATETDKARTFMGYRRADGRAATRNYIGIIASVNCSTTVCRAIAEEANRTLLPHYDGIDGFVPIVHDQGCGMSSTGDGMQTLHRTLAGYTRHVNFGGVLMIGLGCEVNQLTLYGQSGAGANKRHFNIQDAGGSRRAVALAMGVLKEIAEEVGQGRREPISISEIIVGLQCGGSDGFSGITANPALGAAADLLAAAGGTAILSETSEIYGAEHLLRSRAVSDAVAAKLDAKIEWWEKYVAMHGASLDNNPSPGNKRGGLTTILEKSLGAVAKGGRSPLTAVYSYAERVTDHGLVFMDTPGYDPVSATGQVAGGANMIAFTTGRGSCFGSRPAPSFKLSSNSALYRSMEEDMDIDCGTIATGEATISGKGREIFELIIEIASGKKTKSEAFGYGDNEFVPWHLGATL is encoded by the coding sequence TTGAACAGCCAACCTTGGATCCTTCTGTCGGAAGGCGACAATGTCGCGGTGGCGACGGCGGCGATTGCGGCTGGGACTGCGGCCGCCAACGGAGTAGTGACGCGGGACAAGATCGATCCCGGCCATAAATTCGCCATTCAAGACATCGCCATCGGCATGCCTGTCGTGAAATATGGCCAGGCGATCGGCCGCACGACGGCCGAGGTCAAGGCTGGCGATCATGTCCACAGCCACAACCTGCACTTCGAAAACGATCGCCTGGCGGCAACCGCCAATACGGCGCCCGAAGCAGCTACGGAAACCGACAAAGCGCGGACGTTCATGGGTTATCGCCGTGCCGACGGCCGGGCGGCTACGCGCAACTATATCGGCATCATCGCCAGCGTGAACTGTTCCACCACGGTTTGCCGCGCCATTGCGGAAGAGGCAAACCGCACGCTCCTGCCGCATTATGACGGCATCGACGGTTTCGTGCCGATCGTCCACGACCAGGGCTGCGGCATGAGCTCGACCGGTGATGGCATGCAGACGCTGCATCGGACACTTGCCGGCTATACGCGCCATGTAAATTTCGGCGGCGTGTTGATGATCGGCCTCGGGTGCGAGGTCAACCAGCTAACGCTTTATGGCCAGAGCGGCGCCGGCGCCAACAAGCGGCACTTCAACATTCAGGATGCCGGCGGTTCGCGCCGCGCCGTAGCACTTGCCATGGGTGTCCTCAAGGAGATCGCCGAGGAAGTCGGCCAGGGCCGTCGCGAGCCGATCTCGATCAGCGAAATCATCGTCGGCCTGCAATGCGGCGGTTCCGATGGCTTCTCCGGCATCACGGCCAATCCGGCGCTGGGTGCAGCCGCCGACCTGCTGGCGGCTGCCGGCGGCACGGCCATCCTGTCGGAAACCTCGGAAATCTATGGAGCGGAGCACCTGCTGCGCAGCCGTGCGGTCAGCGACGCGGTGGCCGCCAAGCTCGACGCGAAGATCGAGTGGTGGGAAAAATATGTCGCTATGCACGGCGCCTCGCTCGACAACAACCCCTCGCCCGGCAACAAGCGCGGCGGGCTGACGACCATTCTGGAAAAATCGCTCGGCGCCGTCGCCAAAGGCGGGCGCTCGCCGCTGACCGCCGTCTACAGCTACGCCGAACGGGTAACGGACCACGGGCTCGTCTTTATGGACACGCCCGGTTATGATCCGGTTTCGGCAACCGGCCAGGTGGCAGGCGGCGCGAATATGATCGCCTTCACGACAGGCCGCGGCAGTTGTTTCGGCTCTCGCCCGGCGCCTTCGTTCAAGCTGTCGAGCAACTCGGCGCTTTACCGATCTATGGAGGAGGACATGGATATCGATTGCGGTACCATTGCCACCGGCGAGGCAACGATATCGGGCAAGGGCCGCGAGATCTTCGAACTGATCATCGAGATCGCATCCGGCAAGAAGACGAAAAGCGAAGCGTTTGGCTATGGCGACAACGAATTCGTACCCTGGCATCTCGGCGCGACGCTTTAG
- a CDS encoding ABC transporter substrate-binding protein, translating into MKIAKSLLSRRTFAGLAGAAIIAVAMPVQSFAADVTIPIIVKDTTSFYWQIVLAGARKAGKDLGVNVPELGAQSESDINGQISILENAVAGKPAAVVIAPTEFKALGKPVDEAAKSVPVVGIDSAADSKSFVSFLTTDNVAGGRIAADGLAAAIKGMTGKEEGEIAIITSLPGVGSLDQRRQGFLDEIKSKYPGLKVVADKYADGQATTGLNIMTDLITANPKLVGVFASNLIMAQGVGQAIAENKLGDKIKVIGFDNDDKTVGFLKSGVLAGLVVQDPYRMGYDGVKTALAASKKEKVPANVDTGANLVTKANMSDPKIDALINPKVK; encoded by the coding sequence ATGAAAATCGCCAAATCCCTTCTGTCCCGCCGCACTTTTGCTGGCCTTGCCGGCGCGGCCATCATCGCGGTCGCCATGCCGGTGCAGTCCTTTGCTGCCGATGTGACCATTCCGATCATCGTCAAGGACACGACATCCTTCTACTGGCAGATCGTTCTTGCCGGCGCTCGCAAGGCGGGCAAGGATCTTGGCGTCAACGTGCCGGAACTCGGCGCGCAATCGGAATCCGACATCAACGGCCAGATCAGCATTCTCGAAAACGCCGTTGCCGGCAAACCGGCCGCCGTGGTGATCGCACCGACCGAATTCAAGGCGCTCGGCAAGCCTGTAGATGAAGCCGCCAAGTCTGTGCCGGTGGTCGGCATCGACTCGGCCGCAGACTCCAAATCCTTTGTCTCGTTCCTGACGACCGACAACGTAGCCGGCGGACGCATCGCCGCCGACGGTCTTGCCGCGGCAATCAAGGGCATGACCGGCAAAGAAGAAGGCGAAATCGCCATCATCACCAGCCTGCCGGGCGTAGGCTCGCTTGACCAGCGTCGCCAGGGCTTCCTCGACGAGATCAAGAGCAAGTATCCTGGCCTGAAGGTCGTCGCCGATAAATACGCCGACGGTCAGGCCACGACCGGCCTCAACATCATGACCGACCTGATCACGGCCAATCCGAAGCTCGTCGGCGTCTTTGCCTCCAACCTGATCATGGCGCAGGGCGTTGGCCAGGCGATCGCCGAAAACAAGCTCGGCGACAAGATCAAGGTCATCGGCTTCGACAATGACGACAAGACCGTTGGCTTCCTGAAGTCGGGCGTTCTGGCCGGCCTCGTGGTGCAGGACCCCTATCGCATGGGTTATGACGGCGTCAAGACGGCGCTCGCCGCTTCCAAGAAGGAAAAGGTCCCGGCCAATGTCGATACAGGCGCCAATCTCGTCACAAAGGCGAATATGAGCGATCCGAAGATCGACGCCCTGATCAATCCGAAGGTCAAGTAA
- a CDS encoding sugar ABC transporter ATP-binding protein: MTNLEEISHRHDDSVRTEANRIPTGSPILELRGLQKRYGFVEALKPATITFLAGEIHAIVGENGAGKSTLIKLLTGVITRTAGEIFWCGHPVALANPNEAIARGINAVHQEVVLCPHLTVAANLFLGDEVNRLGLMRKKQMEKLGQTVLDDLGFGLPAGALLSSLTIGQQQLVATARAAMRGTQFLIFDEPTAYLTRRESAQLFKLIRRLQSEGVTIVYISHRMEEVFELANRVSVLRDGTHVGTREVSETNEDELIKLMINRSIEQIYHKEEIPIGDTILEARGLSGPGFENISLSVRAGEIVGLYGLIGAGRSEFALGLYGRQPLSAGEIYWQGRKVDIRSERDAMDLGIALAPESRRDQGLCLNLPIGLNINLPVFKRLSQGPIINRGGEAANADKQIRDLSIKTPSRRVLVSAMSGGNQQKVVIGKWLSHGAKLFIFDEPTVGVDVGTKAEIYRLFATLLRGGAGIIVISSYLPEVYELADRLHVFRRGQLVASHDFHAATHEEVLSEAIGV; the protein is encoded by the coding sequence ATGACGAACCTTGAAGAGATCAGTCATCGGCACGATGACAGCGTCCGGACGGAAGCAAACCGCATTCCGACAGGTTCGCCAATCCTCGAACTCAGGGGGCTGCAGAAGCGCTATGGCTTTGTCGAAGCGCTGAAGCCGGCGACGATCACCTTTCTTGCAGGCGAAATCCACGCGATTGTCGGCGAAAACGGCGCAGGCAAATCCACCCTTATCAAGCTCCTGACAGGCGTCATAACAAGGACGGCCGGCGAGATATTCTGGTGCGGCCATCCGGTCGCGCTTGCCAATCCGAACGAGGCGATCGCCCGCGGCATCAATGCCGTGCATCAGGAGGTCGTACTCTGCCCGCACCTTACGGTCGCGGCCAATCTTTTCCTGGGAGACGAGGTCAACCGCCTCGGGCTGATGCGCAAGAAGCAGATGGAGAAGCTGGGACAGACCGTGCTCGACGATCTCGGTTTCGGTCTGCCGGCAGGCGCACTGCTGAGCTCGCTCACCATCGGCCAGCAGCAGCTCGTAGCCACCGCCCGCGCCGCGATGCGCGGCACGCAATTCCTGATCTTCGACGAGCCGACGGCTTATCTCACCCGCAGGGAATCGGCGCAGCTCTTCAAGCTGATCCGCCGCCTGCAAAGCGAGGGCGTCACCATCGTCTATATCAGTCACCGCATGGAAGAGGTCTTCGAACTGGCGAACCGCGTCTCGGTGTTGCGCGACGGCACGCATGTCGGCACACGCGAAGTCAGTGAGACCAACGAAGACGAGCTGATCAAACTGATGATCAACCGCTCGATCGAACAGATCTATCACAAGGAAGAGATTCCGATCGGCGACACCATCCTGGAAGCCCGCGGCCTCTCCGGCCCAGGCTTCGAAAACATCTCGCTGAGTGTCAGAGCCGGTGAAATCGTCGGGCTCTACGGGCTGATCGGCGCAGGGCGCAGCGAGTTCGCGCTTGGGTTATACGGCCGTCAGCCGCTTTCGGCAGGCGAGATCTACTGGCAGGGCCGTAAGGTCGATATCCGCAGCGAGCGCGATGCCATGGACCTCGGCATCGCGCTGGCGCCGGAAAGCCGCCGTGACCAGGGGCTCTGCCTCAACCTGCCGATCGGGCTCAACATCAACCTGCCGGTGTTCAAGCGGCTTAGCCAGGGACCGATCATCAATCGCGGCGGTGAAGCAGCCAATGCCGATAAGCAGATCCGCGATCTCAGCATCAAGACGCCGAGCCGGCGGGTTCTCGTTTCTGCCATGTCCGGCGGCAACCAGCAGAAGGTCGTCATCGGCAAGTGGCTCAGCCACGGCGCCAAGCTCTTCATTTTCGATGAGCCCACCGTGGGCGTCGACGTCGGTACCAAGGCCGAGATCTACAGGTTGTTCGCCACGCTCTTGCGGGGTGGCGCGGGCATCATCGTCATCTCGTCCTACCTGCCTGAGGTCTACGAACTCGCCGACCGGCTCCATGTCTTCCGCCGCGGCCAGCTCGTCGCCAGCCATGATTTCCACGCTGCCACGCATGAGGAAGTCCTCAGCGAGGCGATCGGCGTCTGA
- a CDS encoding response regulator transcription factor — protein MRVFSAAGAVSTDECEDYLLLIDARALDRECLSRSLTEYDENMNIVTVGSFEEWQKRRMQNEPSAILFMIGGRKASDADVCDKISALAERFKASPVIVGAESDELAQLLKALECGARGYIPTSVGINVAAEAVALARAGGVFIPASSILAAKEVIASVTNGTRCADSLFTPREVVVAEALRRGKANKIIAYEMDLCESTVKVHIRNIMKKLNATNRTEVAYKIREFVR, from the coding sequence GTGAGGGTTTTCAGCGCGGCAGGTGCGGTCAGCACCGACGAATGCGAGGACTATCTTCTCCTCATCGATGCTCGCGCCTTGGACAGGGAATGCCTGTCCAGAAGCCTCACCGAATATGACGAGAACATGAATATCGTCACCGTCGGATCATTCGAGGAATGGCAGAAACGCCGCATGCAGAACGAACCGTCTGCAATTCTTTTCATGATCGGCGGACGCAAGGCTTCGGACGCAGATGTCTGCGATAAGATCTCCGCTCTGGCGGAGAGGTTTAAGGCAAGCCCTGTTATTGTCGGGGCCGAGAGCGACGAGCTTGCGCAACTTCTCAAAGCGCTGGAATGCGGCGCCCGCGGCTACATTCCGACCAGCGTCGGCATCAATGTCGCCGCCGAAGCCGTAGCGCTCGCCCGTGCAGGCGGCGTGTTCATTCCAGCCAGCAGCATTCTCGCAGCCAAGGAAGTCATCGCCTCCGTGACCAATGGAACACGCTGCGCCGACAGTCTCTTTACGCCGCGTGAAGTCGTCGTCGCCGAAGCTCTTCGGCGCGGCAAGGCAAACAAGATTATCGCCTATGAAATGGACCTTTGCGAAAGCACGGTCAAAGTTCATATCCGCAATATCATGAAGAAACTGAATGCGACGAACCGAACGGAAGTCGCCTATAAGATCAGGGAATTCGTGAGATAG
- a CDS encoding GntR family transcriptional regulator yields MARQNTLFKDAYNRYVAGLKPDAALPTEPEIAAELGISRSTARAILLRLSDAGIIRWNKRQKIVLRQPTEADFFPEEETNSLHDIIERSFMLRILSDEAQPGMQINELELAREIGTGTSVVREFLIRFSRFGLIEKRPNSHWILKGFTSEFALELAEVREMFELHSAAEFGRLPAGHPAWTDLAAIQQEHYDLQDDFAERYRDFSQLDERFHLLIHRASNNRFIADFYDAIAIVFHYHYQWNKAFARERNLRAITEHLDYIEALQSRDPERIDKACRTHLASARQTLLQSIPQNASEAAGSSVQDIRS; encoded by the coding sequence ATGGCGAGACAAAACACGCTCTTCAAGGACGCGTACAATCGCTATGTCGCCGGTTTGAAGCCGGACGCCGCCTTGCCGACCGAGCCTGAAATCGCTGCCGAACTCGGCATCAGCCGCAGCACGGCGCGCGCCATTCTGCTGCGTCTAAGTGACGCTGGCATCATCCGCTGGAACAAGCGGCAAAAGATCGTGCTGCGCCAGCCGACCGAAGCCGACTTCTTTCCGGAAGAGGAGACCAATTCGCTGCATGACATCATCGAGCGCAGCTTCATGCTGCGCATCCTCTCCGACGAAGCGCAGCCCGGCATGCAGATCAACGAGCTGGAACTGGCGCGTGAAATCGGCACGGGGACCTCGGTGGTGCGCGAGTTCCTCATCCGCTTCAGCCGTTTCGGTTTAATTGAAAAGCGGCCGAACAGTCATTGGATCCTGAAGGGTTTCACCAGCGAATTCGCTCTGGAGCTTGCCGAGGTGCGCGAAATGTTCGAACTGCATTCGGCCGCCGAGTTCGGGCGCTTGCCGGCAGGGCATCCGGCTTGGACCGATCTCGCGGCGATCCAGCAGGAGCATTATGATTTGCAGGATGATTTCGCCGAGCGTTATCGGGATTTCTCGCAGCTCGACGAGCGCTTCCACCTTCTCATCCATCGCGCTTCGAATAACCGCTTCATTGCCGATTTCTATGATGCGATCGCCATCGTCTTTCACTATCATTATCAGTGGAACAAGGCTTTCGCCCGCGAGCGCAATTTGCGCGCCATTACGGAACATCTCGATTATATCGAGGCTTTGCAATCCCGCGATCCTGAGCGGATCGACAAGGCTTGCCGTACGCATCTTGCCTCGGCACGGCAGACGCTCCTGCAATCGATCCCGCAGAATGCGAGCGAAGCTGCAGGTTCAAGTGTTCAAGATATTCGAAGTTAA
- a CDS encoding O-antigen ligase family protein, with amino-acid sequence MNFMGVLTFVVGMAMLAAPVRWSFTVMILSTVFGAAAAFSVPGLGGASVLVPSLFLLFFGIRLFLAYGEGPLFAALAPPRPGFCLLVLTVFGLTTAVFFPRLFQGMTETMTVERAVGGRNFISLVPLKFSSNNITQSVYAVGGLVCFATTFAFIRKGGTPTNLINGMLVVASVNLGFALADIITYFSHTEFLLGFVRTANYALLTNAEKGGLKRISGTFPEASAFADFTLVLFAMIGSLWLSGVQSRATGIIATLLLVALILSTSATALVGLGVVLPVLCLQSFLASRSEPGTGRPVMIVAIMAAMPLVVLFVLIAMPDLANGLHEFLDEMLFSKADSQSGRERFMWNAMAYQTFIDTQGFGAGLGSARASSFGLVLLSNLGVIGALIFALFVLLILKADTRPGRISSREAAAVARAAKAGFITVLVSAATSGTVYDLGLMFYILAGSVSALTAPSRVRANDAPAARMRHIGVVGRLQ; translated from the coding sequence ATGAATTTCATGGGTGTACTCACGTTTGTCGTCGGCATGGCCATGCTGGCTGCGCCCGTTCGATGGTCGTTTACCGTCATGATCCTGTCTACGGTGTTTGGCGCGGCCGCAGCCTTCAGCGTGCCCGGCCTTGGCGGCGCATCCGTGCTGGTGCCGAGCCTTTTTCTGCTGTTCTTCGGCATACGCTTGTTTCTGGCCTATGGCGAAGGACCGCTCTTTGCCGCCTTGGCCCCGCCGCGTCCTGGTTTCTGCCTTCTGGTGCTGACCGTCTTCGGCCTGACGACAGCCGTTTTTTTCCCGCGCTTGTTTCAGGGCATGACCGAGACGATGACCGTCGAGCGGGCGGTGGGCGGACGTAACTTCATTTCGCTGGTGCCGTTGAAGTTCTCATCCAACAATATCACGCAATCCGTCTATGCGGTCGGTGGCCTCGTCTGCTTTGCCACTACTTTCGCCTTCATCCGGAAAGGCGGCACTCCCACCAATTTGATCAACGGAATGTTGGTGGTCGCCAGCGTCAACCTCGGTTTCGCCCTTGCCGACATCATTACTTATTTCAGCCATACGGAATTCCTTCTCGGTTTCGTGCGAACGGCCAACTACGCGCTGCTGACCAATGCCGAGAAAGGCGGATTGAAGCGGATATCGGGGACATTTCCCGAAGCGTCGGCCTTTGCCGATTTCACGCTCGTGCTCTTTGCAATGATCGGCAGCCTATGGCTTAGCGGCGTCCAGTCCCGCGCCACCGGCATTATAGCCACCCTTCTTCTTGTGGCCCTTATTCTCTCGACATCGGCAACGGCCCTCGTCGGTCTCGGCGTGGTCTTGCCGGTTCTTTGCCTGCAGTCTTTCCTCGCCTCGCGCAGCGAACCGGGCACGGGGCGCCCCGTCATGATCGTCGCCATCATGGCCGCAATGCCGCTTGTCGTTCTTTTCGTCCTGATCGCCATGCCCGATCTTGCCAACGGCCTGCACGAGTTTCTCGATGAGATGCTGTTCTCGAAGGCCGACAGCCAGTCCGGGCGCGAACGCTTCATGTGGAATGCCATGGCCTATCAGACGTTTATCGACACGCAAGGCTTCGGCGCTGGATTGGGCAGCGCGCGCGCATCGAGCTTCGGCCTCGTGCTGCTGTCCAATCTCGGCGTCATCGGTGCGCTGATCTTTGCTCTCTTCGTGCTGCTGATCCTGAAAGCCGATACGCGGCCGGGGCGTATATCCTCCCGGGAGGCCGCAGCCGTTGCCCGGGCCGCCAAGGCCGGATTTATCACAGTGCTGGTGTCTGCGGCCACTTCGGGCACCGTCTATGACCTCGGATTGATGTTCTACATTCTCGCAGGCAGCGTCTCCGCCCTCACGGCTCCATCTCGGGTTCGCGCAAACGACGCGCCGGCGGCGCGCATGCGACATATCGGTGTTGTGGGGAGATTGCAGTGA
- a CDS encoding polysaccharide pyruvyl transferase family protein, with the protein MKIVVFNVKYSENLGDGLLAQCVEAGLTKDASHIEVETIDLAGREGFGRGGSSGRRQQALKVLHRLPGFARRWAVGYVLGRTLRKLRGQWDAKIAAADAVVIGGGNLFQDDDLNFPLKVGTVLDCVRRHNRPLAIYAVGVSGHWSAPASRLFGRLKQANLVHLSVRDSFAQDSWRRHFPDGPEAKMVHDPGLLTRALVSDDCSPASMRQPTIGLCVTEPVILQRHASQKASAIPLQDIAEYRNLIRLLVRDGYHVCLFCNGASEDQIFAQRIRDEASMHRLAKSGALQLASRPRAPEELIRILRSTDVILAHRLHACIAAYSLGIPHVGLGWDKKVEGFFRSVGRQSYFVNGSGASPSDIAALLRAADSEGIESSSHQVIMAEAEAGIADMRRNLTRRDQNIVAEMSSVIRNDHHAAASN; encoded by the coding sequence GTGAAGATCGTCGTATTCAATGTCAAATACAGCGAAAATCTTGGAGACGGTCTCCTGGCGCAATGCGTCGAGGCAGGCCTGACCAAGGATGCCAGCCATATCGAGGTGGAGACGATCGATCTCGCCGGACGGGAAGGTTTCGGCAGGGGCGGAAGTAGCGGTAGGCGTCAGCAGGCGCTGAAGGTGCTGCATCGGCTGCCTGGTTTCGCACGACGCTGGGCGGTAGGCTACGTCCTCGGGCGTACGCTGCGGAAATTGCGCGGCCAATGGGATGCCAAGATCGCCGCTGCGGATGCGGTGGTGATTGGCGGCGGCAATCTCTTTCAGGATGACGATCTCAATTTTCCCTTGAAGGTCGGCACTGTCCTCGATTGCGTCCGGCGCCACAATAGGCCATTGGCGATCTATGCAGTCGGTGTCAGCGGCCATTGGTCCGCACCGGCGTCACGCCTCTTTGGCCGGCTGAAGCAAGCCAATCTCGTGCACCTCTCCGTGCGCGACAGCTTCGCCCAAGATAGCTGGCGCCGCCATTTTCCCGATGGGCCGGAAGCGAAGATGGTTCACGATCCGGGTTTGCTGACCCGGGCGCTCGTCAGCGACGATTGCAGTCCAGCGTCAATGCGCCAGCCGACCATCGGCCTCTGCGTGACGGAACCGGTCATTCTGCAACGGCATGCCAGCCAGAAGGCTTCGGCCATTCCGCTGCAGGATATTGCCGAGTATCGGAATCTCATTCGGCTGTTGGTCCGGGACGGATACCACGTCTGCCTGTTCTGCAACGGCGCCAGCGAGGACCAGATATTCGCGCAACGAATAAGGGATGAGGCCTCGATGCACCGTCTCGCGAAATCCGGTGCGCTGCAACTCGCCTCGCGCCCGCGGGCGCCGGAGGAGCTGATCCGGATACTTCGCTCGACCGATGTCATCCTTGCCCACCGGCTGCATGCCTGTATCGCCGCCTATTCCCTGGGGATTCCTCATGTCGGGCTTGGCTGGGACAAGAAGGTGGAGGGTTTCTTCCGATCGGTTGGCCGGCAGTCCTATTTCGTCAACGGCAGCGGAGCATCGCCGTCCGATATCGCCGCACTATTAAGGGCGGCTGATTCGGAAGGAATCGAATCGTCCAGCCATCAGGTGATTATGGCCGAGGCAGAAGCTGGAATTGCCGATATGCGCCGGAATCTCACCCGAAGGGATCAGAATATTGTCGCCGAGATGTCATCCGTAATACGAAATGATCATCACGCCGCAGCATCGAATTAA
- a CDS encoding Crp/Fnr family transcriptional regulator — protein MTTQVSIGRLQASSPDLYRQKSELTGGIPRTYAPGETIYDYEDDTPRLLFLVSGWAVSSKMLPNGTRIVIEFALRGDMISTPSVELARETVQAISKVTVMEFPDFTSHATLDVSSRLYRIVLTEMMRRQARMSERLANIGRRDALERTGHLLLELATRLGPSRLRPNFDGFECPLTQADIGDAVGLSTVHINRVLRDMRMGGLLSFRNGIVEFLDRHKLAELVDFDETYFAPHMI, from the coding sequence ATGACCACGCAGGTTTCCATAGGGCGCCTTCAGGCTTCGAGTCCTGATCTTTATCGCCAGAAATCCGAGCTGACGGGCGGCATTCCGCGCACATATGCTCCCGGTGAAACCATCTACGATTATGAGGATGACACACCGCGTCTTCTTTTCCTCGTCAGCGGATGGGCGGTTTCCAGCAAGATGCTGCCGAACGGCACGCGTATCGTGATCGAGTTTGCGCTCCGCGGTGACATGATCTCCACACCTTCGGTAGAACTGGCGCGCGAGACGGTGCAAGCGATCTCCAAGGTCACCGTCATGGAGTTCCCGGACTTCACCTCGCATGCCACCCTGGACGTCTCTTCGCGGCTCTATCGCATCGTACTCACCGAGATGATGCGGCGGCAGGCACGCATGTCCGAACGGCTCGCCAATATCGGCCGCCGCGACGCGCTCGAGCGCACTGGTCACCTGCTGCTCGAGCTTGCGACGAGACTTGGTCCGTCGCGGCTAAGACCCAACTTCGATGGTTTTGAATGCCCGCTGACACAAGCCGATATTGGCGATGCGGTCGGTCTGTCGACGGTACATATCAACCGCGTTCTCAGAGATATGAGAATGGGCGGACTTCTATCGTTCCGTAACGGCATCGTCGAATTTCTCGACCGCCACAAGCTCGCGGAACTCGTCGATTTCGATGAAACCTATTTCGCGCCGCATATGATCTAA